tatacgttcaTAAGATACAGTGTGTTCAGCATGCAGTGTCAATAGTTTCGGATCATACAAGATAATATACGTTCTACAAGTCGCTCGACCGTGTTTATTCATTTTCtatgaatataaaactttatgaGAAGCTCTTCcttatgaaaaagaaacattatCAGCtgttcattaattattaattggagcaaacatgattaattatttttagagtcATTCTCTAAATTTGTAATCCTTTcagttgaaaaatattaataatttacaagcgATGTTCTTAAttataggtaatatataaaatccttACACATCAATGTTCCTTCTTCCTTTTGACTGAAACAAGATTGAGGTAGCAAATGCCTCCTCGTACTCTATGTTAAATAAAGAAGTAACGCTGTATTAAGTGATTCAACAGTTCGATACGAACGGAGTATAACTATCGATCTTACACTAATATTTACAAGTATGTCACATTAGTTTTGTATGTTCAGAATACAAAACTATGGTACCATAAAATAATGAACGCAAAAATAGTACTCTATTCTCTTTAAATCGCAAACGCGTCAGAAGACTATTGAAAAAAGGTGCGATCCAAACTGTGTTTCCACTGTATTTTGATTTGCGTAACAGATTATGTTCGGTGGTTGCTGAATTAATGCGTTAATTGTCCCTGCGACCGGTATTTCGCTAGCAAGTGCAATAGATCGACTCATCGTATGATTTCACCGTGCATACCGGATCGGACAATCTCACCTCCGTGAAATACGATGTTCCTTTaaagtgttttaattttttatatatatagaaaatttatacattgatGATTAGATTTGTACAATTTCACAGACATTGTGCTACAACGTAACACTATGTCCGTTTATGTCTACTGTAACTTCATCAGATTGTGTTAGCATAAAGCCGGCTAATATGTTACTCTCATCTGATTCTCAGATGAGAACGACGAAATCAGGTATCATCGCTCGAGACGATTATGTGCGCGAGCTATGTTTCTAAactgaatatacatatatgtaattagtatcgaaaatgcaaaatatatgcGCGTAGCGCGGAAGCAGTTTACTTATTTTACATAACGAAAGATACGATAGAGGGAATGTGGCACAATCGACTCTATCGATGCTTGGGAGTAATTTAGAGCGTGGCCCATTTAGCATTACCTAGAACGCGTGACGCTCTAGAGCGCTAAGATCTTTGAAAACATCGATCAATTTGTGCAAACGCTGACAATGTTAGTAACACCAGGAGCAGATACCATTTTGAATCGTCAACTGGACCGCATCCAAActgtataatagaaaatacatACATTCGTGATTCCAATAATGTTGTCGTAAATTTTTCTCACAATTGCACGATAAAATCGAACTCAAATATGCGAAAAAGAATtggtttattaataaaaaaaattgtaaaaagtacAATCGTACTTTAGAGTTGTATTCTAGTATAATTTGGATGATTTTCACACATATATTGTAGATATGGAAAACTCTTTTTACATAAGATGATGTTTGTGTATAGCGATGAAAATTCAAGGAAATTATACCAGTTACAATTCCCATTGATACTTAAAAAGAAGCGAATACACACTGTTTGTTCGTTCGTATCTCTCAACATTCCTCGACAAATTCCGATACATACGttccaatatataaaaatttctcttctCGTTATGTGCTGAGGATATAATTTGATCTCCCtcgtttatcttttcttttcacaATCTACACATATGTAAAAGTTTCTAATAGGGAGTACCATGCACATCCTAAACACATCTCCGACATCATTATTAtccgaatataataaatatcggaataatttttttttatacatatagatacagATATGGTGCATGCTCACAAAAACATCGTGCACCGTGCACTCAGTACTTCTCCCATGCAGAGACTTGAGAGAACCAGTGTCGTCGCAAACGCTCTCACTCGCAGCACAATTATACACAAAACGGTTTCGATACCGTGTCACAACCGAGGAAGGAAGAAGCACTAGGAGTTGGCATTTGGTGGCGGTGGTCTTCTATCGTAATCCCGCCTGTAATCTTTGTTCGGCCGCCAATCATTGGAGTAGCCATCTCCTGCATAACCACGACTTCTGAAATGACTCGAGGCCATATCCGTGGGAGGATAACCACCGCCACCACTACTACCACCATAGCCACTTGGTCCATATCCGTAATTTGGTGGTCCCGACGAGTATCGATAATAATCACTGAAAAACCATCCatattgaaacaaaattcATGAAATAGATTATCGGCgaaatttgtaaataagaTCCCCATTATTTACCTTCTTTTGTCGTTCATGTGCATACTACGATCTCGATCTCTATCTCTGTCTCTATGATAACCACTGGACATTCGACCATAAGGATCGAAGCGATCGCGTTTGTGATCTCCGAATCTGTCAAAAGAAATTGCAACAGTTGagaagcaataaaaaaaaatatataaatagcgataaaaacaaagatttctATTCATGCTCAACCCTCCGTCTGTATACGTAAGTCAAGGCCAAAATGATATCTGCTCGtaactgtaaaattttcaagcctgccagaaaatattaaataaacgatatttattaaaatgactataaaatcgtcagctacaatgtagacagatgtttcatgaattttttcagttttttttttttaatacaggCAGGGAAAAATAGTGTCTAACGTGACAGACTTACGTATACACTTCGAGggtgcaaaaaaaaagtatacagACAGAGGATTAATGatctaaataattttgcattagatgaataaaataaaatccgaattaaactaaatataaagataagtactggaaaatatatttttaacatcgaaatatatatggaTGTAGAAAATGAGCTTACCCGTACCTGCCGTCTCTCATATCTCTTCCGTCTCTAGGTAACCAATGATCATCTTCCCTACTACCGCTGTAATGCCCCATATTATATCCATCTCTCCTCATTCTGTCATCTTTACTTATACTTAATCTGTCACTTCTGTCGTGCCCCCTATCTCTATCTCTGTCACGATCTCTATCCCTTTTCATATCTTTATGCTTCGACTCTTTTTGTTCTTTATGTCGGGACATATCTGCACTGTTAGTGGTACTCGATGTGGAATTTGGCGTTGACGTTATAGGCGTAATCGTAATAGCACCGATAGTAACTGCGGACGTGCTGCTGAGATTGCTGCTGACAGCGGAAATGGTCGAGAGGTGTTTCGTACTGCTATTCGAGTTCTCCTCGATATCGTCAATTTTACGTTTCATTATTCTGCTGTCTTTATTACCGCTGTCTGCCTGTTGTTGCTTATCAAAATGTTTCTCGTGAGACGCCTTTTCATTGTGCTTCtacaaataaaacagaaaatgaTTACGATTTCTCATTTGATTAttgctgcggtccacttgatgctacaaatgcttcgaaacATTCCTCTTCTgctttctttcaatgaagaaggaaggaagaagaacgcttcaaagcatttgtagcgtcaagtggaccgcagcctttattttctatataaaaaataaaaagttcaaCGCGCGCAGTACCTTTGCAGTACTAGAAGCATCCTCTTTTTTATCAGGGCTGGATGTGGAACCGCCGTTGCTGTCGCCACCTTGTTTCACCAGGTTCTTATACATCTTGTAAAGCTTTTTCGCTTTAAAGTTTGTGAACTTGGAAGCAAAGTACCAGAGATTGCCTTTCCATTCGTTGGCTTGTTCAGGAGATTTATATTCTGCCAGACACGTGGTGATATGATTCCCGATTTGGAAAAGACAtcgacgcgcgcgagcgactCGCTCTTCCTGACTCAGAGACATATCTGGTGTGTCTAAAGCCTTCAATGCCTTCTTTACTGGCCTCATCTTCTCTTTGCACTGCATGATAAAGtagtgtattaaaaaatagtatattaacAATTCTTCCCTCAAATTTtacacattatacatatattatatatttattttagaagtcgtcacaagaaaaatatacaaatccGTTAAAAGAATGATATTAACTTCATCGAATATTGGTGGGTCCAATTCGCCGATTACATCGACAGCTCTCGGTTCGTTATTCGCAGTAAAATGCATGGGACCTGCGGCTTGCTTATTCTTTTTCGCTTTCttgttatcttttttctcctttttggcctttttctcttttttcttttcgtcaGACAAATCATCGACTTCTTCCTTAATATCTTTCTTTGCAAcgttctcttcttcttttttaaccGCAgactataaataattataaatacatatagacgtataattcatataaattcaCAAAATATGCAAGGCTAGTCTCTTGTTTTTAAAACTTACTTTATCAATTCTGGattttgatttcttattttcgtCACCAGAGCTATCGTTATCTTCTACAATCTCTTTGGTGATTGCCGTTTTCGTTTCCTTGGTTTTCCTCGGCTTTCTTATTCGCGTCTGAAACAATTAAGCAACTTATAGATGCAAACCTTTAaaaaaccttaaaaaaaagtataatttatattagacATATTAATATCACAATTCACATATTCCATAACTCTTTCGTACATCACGTTTGCTTGTCAAAGTATAAGGAAGGATGAAAGGATGGGAAGGGTTGGGATATTACCTTGTACTCGGTCTCTAATTGGAGAAGAAAGACATAATCCTGTAGAAGTAAAAGAGATCAATGAAGACATGTCTATTGACATGTCAAATATCAAATGACCTTACCACTCCTAATTTAAGATCAATTTGCTTCTTCAAAATCTTCAACAAATATTCCGCACGTGCATTCACGCGTTTGAGTTGTACTTTATTGTCTTTAGGAAAGATCTTATCTCCAAGTTTCAAACTGGCATCTGTTTTTATCGCTTCCCATGAACCCATGCCGTGTTGATATATACCCTTTAATAGTCTAGTATCATCCTCGATAGTCCATTCACATTCGAAATTGGCTGGTTTTAATCtgtagtaaaaatatttttaatttttcgtacttaatttcaaataaaatccattaattttaataattttgttcgctattttaatttctaattaattataaattttaattaataacaatcaTTTAAACTCACTTAATGTCGAGATGCCAATTAGCACGTTGCTCAGGATCGGATGGTAAAGCTTGTTCCAGAGGCTCGAGTTCTTTAACCGCGGCTGAGAAAGACTTTGCGTTCACCATTACACCACCCATCTTAAAAGTAGGTCCCCGTCTTCTCTTACGACCTTTCCCCTTGCTATCTTCCTCGCTACCCTTATTCTCTTTTGCGGTATTCTCAAATTCTGCTAAACAAGCGTCGCATCTAGACATCAATTGCTCGCCCAAGAAGCGCAATTCCGACATTGGTTTCTCTTGTAAGTCAGCATCAGTCGCAATATCATCTAATCGTTTCAAAGGCGCCGGGAACTTTTTATAACTCTTGATGAATCGTCGTATctataaaaaagaacattgttgtgtaaaaaatgtgcaaaaaaatCAACCATTTCTAATCAAATGTTAAATACCTCAACATCAGTAAAGCTCTTGATATTCTCGCGTGGCAAAACTCTTGGTCTACCTCTCTTCTTGGGTCTGTCATCGTCACTTCCTTCTGCCTCGCTACCCGATTCCTCGCCATCCTCGCTATCATCTTGTACTTTTTTTCGCTTTCTGCCTCTTcctataaacaaatatataagtagCATTTATgcgtttgttaatatattttacattcaaatgcaagtatttctaaaaataccTTCGCTTTGATTGAGTTGCTGAAGAGTTTTCCGACTTCTTGGTGGTAAGTAAAGATCCTCCATTTCCTTtgatttttcttcctcttccacTTTTCTTCGGAAATTCTCCGGAATGATTTCCGCCtaaaacacataaaataacgataaatagataataattttatatatatataacaaattttctaaatttctgaatttatttatgaataaattaagaaagtctatatatatttatacatatagaaaatttttttaattgccaAAAGAACAATATGCTTATTCAGAGATATACAAGAATAtactttcttaatttattcagaaataaattaagatactTACCCAATCTTTACTTTCATCATCGTTATCATTTGGTTGATTAATCGGTTCTAAATCCTCTTCAAATGCTGTTTTAAAACTGGCGACTTTAAAGGCAGACAATAATTCATCGCCAACTGTTGTCGGTCCTTCGTCTCTCGTTTCAGCTCTTCTTAAGATCTCATCGACATCACACtattacagaaataaacataattaaattaatatatttattacagaacatttgttacataaaggaatattaattattaaaataataagttattgTATAAGCATTCTAAATACATCAAACTGATGTTATGTCCGAATAAATGtgtcaaaattaataccgcGTTAAATATTGATAGATTTCATAtttccaattaaaatattctgcgCTAAACATTCTAACAAAAGTGTGAGATGCCAATAAACTTACAGCTGGTTCCTCATCTCCGTCTTCCTCATCTTTAAACAGATCCTCGGCgccaaattttaaaatagcaGTCAAATCTTCTTTGTTAAACGGATTACTGTTGGTCCCCGCGTTCTTTTTATCTAATACTGTCCTCCCGGTTGTATCCATTCGCTGTATCACTAAATGGTCCAAGACCATTTTCTGTTTCGCACGCTCAACAATTTCTTCTTCGACCGACTTTTTAGTAACCAATCGATAAATGtttacctatataaatatgatgtaaatTTGATTACAAAAGATTGAAGTTGTATGAAAATTCATACAAGCGAGCATCGACTCGAAACAATCGCTGGCGTACCTTATTCTTTTGTCCTATTCGGTGCGCTCTGGCCTGGGCTTGCAAATCATTTTGCGGGTTCCAGTCAGAATCAAAAATTATCACAGTGTCCGCGGTGGCGAGATTAATACCGAGACCACCGGCTCGCGTCgacaataaaaaacaaaaatcctGCGATCCCTCAGCATTGAAATGGTCCAATGCCTGTTTTCGTAGTTCCCCCTTTATACTTCCGTCTAATCTTTGAAACGGAAAATGTCTCCTTTGCAGATATTCACCGAGAATATCTAACATCTTAACCATTTGACTGAATATTAGTACTCTGTGTCCTGTGTCGCGCAATCTCACTAGTAATTTATCCAAGAGCACTAATTTACCAGAACCACGAATTAATTGTTGCAAGTAATCTTCGTTAGTCTTTTCCCTTTCGCCTTCGATCGGTTTCGTGAG
The window above is part of the Temnothorax longispinosus isolate EJ_2023e chromosome 8, Tlon_JGU_v1, whole genome shotgun sequence genome. Proteins encoded here:
- the Chd1 gene encoding chromodomain-helicase-DNA-binding protein 1 isoform X1 yields the protein MQKTLESESGKESGSDSENESKSDSSSSGSNSGSGSGSESDSSSSSGSGSGSGSDSDKSEKSDAPAAQSDSFQSKGSNHSTEAKLRVKHESSREWDENPDIYGIRRSGRSRKEPDRLATNRESDSDGRKKFKKKGSHNSWNSESSESESDETENRRPPPSKSLNRRAAQKAKEKARVRKKHISESSDNSSFDSDDNRRQVSRRTGTAVSYKEESEEGTDSEDLVEVDESNAASTEPDNAETIEQILGQRMGKKGVTGNVTTIYAVEENGDPNPEDLSNVETEVQYLIKWKGWSHIHNTWESEESLKAQKVKGLKKLDNFIKRERRIRQMREYAEPEELDYLECQLELKQDLLKSYNNVERIIADYKKPDSEHPDYFCKWENLSYAEATWEDGTLIVKKWPEKIKEFRDREDSKRTPSKHCKVLKSRPKFYPLNEQPAYMGTEKDLVLRDYQMDGLNWMIHSWCKENSVILADEMGLGKTIQTICFLYYLFHTQQLHGPFLLVVPLSTMTSWQREMFLWAPDLNFVTYLGDVNSRNIIREYEWCYRGSKRLKFNVILTTYEIVLKDKALLGALNWAVLLVDEAHRLKNDDSLLYKALTEFHTNHRLLITGTPLQNSLKELWALLHFIMPTKFTSWEEFEKQHDNAATKGYSKLHKQLEPFILRRVKKDVEKSLPAKVEQILRVEMSSLQKQYYKWILTKNYEALRKGVKGSTTTFLNIVIELKKCCNHAFLTKPIEGEREKTNEDYLQQLIRGSGKLVLLDKLLVRLRDTGHRVLIFSQMVKMLDILGEYLQRRHFPFQRLDGSIKGELRKQALDHFNAEGSQDFCFLLSTRAGGLGINLATADTVIIFDSDWNPQNDLQAQARAHRIGQKNKVNIYRLVTKKSVEEEIVERAKQKMVLDHLVIQRMDTTGRTVLDKKNAGTNSNPFNKEDLTAILKFGAEDLFKDEEDGDEEPACDVDEILRRAETRDEGPTTVGDELLSAFKVASFKTAFEEDLEPINQPNDNDDESKDWAEIIPENFRRKVEEEEKSKEMEDLYLPPRSRKTLQQLNQSEGRGRKRKKVQDDSEDGEESGSEAEGSDDDRPKKRGRPRVLPRENIKSFTDVEIRRFIKSYKKFPAPLKRLDDIATDADLQEKPMSELRFLGEQLMSRCDACLAEFENTAKENKGSEEDSKGKGRKRRRGPTFKMGGVMVNAKSFSAAVKELEPLEQALPSDPEQRANWHLDIKLKPANFECEWTIEDDTRLLKGIYQHGMGSWEAIKTDASLKLGDKIFPKDNKVQLKRVNARAEYLLKILKKQIDLKLGVTRIRKPRKTKETKTAITKEIVEDNDSSGDENKKSKSRIDKSAVKKEEENVAKKDIKEEVDDLSDEKKKEKKAKKEKKDNKKAKKNKQAAGPMHFTANNEPRAVDVIGELDPPIFDECKEKMRPVKKALKALDTPDMSLSQEERVARARRCLFQIGNHITTCLAEYKSPEQANEWKGNLWYFASKFTNFKAKKLYKMYKNLVKQGGDSNGGSTSSPDKKEDASSTAKKHNEKASHEKHFDKQQQADSGNKDSRIMKRKIDDIEENSNSSTKHLSTISAVSSNLSSTSAVTIGAITITPITSTPNSTSSTTNSADMSRHKEQKESKHKDMKRDRDRDRDRDRGHDRSDRLSISKDDRMRRDGYNMGHYSGSREDDHWLPRDGRDMRDGRYGFGDHKRDRFDPYGRMSSGYHRDRDRDRDRSMHMNDKRSDYYRYSSGPPNYGYGPSGYGGSSGGGGYPPTDMASSHFRSRGYAGDGYSNDWRPNKDYRRDYDRRPPPPNANS
- the Chd1 gene encoding chromodomain-helicase-DNA-binding protein 1 isoform X2; its protein translation is MQKTLESESGKESGSDSENESKSDSSSSGSNSGSGSGSESDSSSSSGSGSGSGSDSDKSEKSDAPAAQSDSFQSKGSNHSTEAKLRVKHESSREWDENPDIYGIRRSGRSRKEPDRLATNRESDSDGRKKFKKKGSHNSWNSESSESESDETENRRPPPSKSLNRRAAQKAKEKARVRKKHISESSDNSSFDSDDNRRQVSRRTGTAVSYKEESEEGTDSEDLVEVDESNAASTEPDNAETIEQILGQRMGKKGVTGNVTTIYAVEENGDPNPEDLSNVETEVQYLIKWKGWSHIHNTWESEESLKAQKVKGLKKLDNFIKRERRIRQMREYAEPEELDYLECQLELKQDLLKSYNNVERIIADYKKPDSEHPDYFCKWENLSYAEATWEDGTLIVKKWPEKIKEFRDREDSKRTPSKHCKVLKSRPKFYPLNEQPAYMGTEKDLVLRDYQMDGLNWMIHSWCKENSVILADEMGLGKTIQTICFLYYLFHTQQLHGPFLLVVPLSTMTSWQREMFLWAPDLNFVTYLGDVNSRNIIREYEWCYRGSKRLKFNVILTTYEIVLKDKALLGALNWAVLLVDEAHRLKNDDSLLYKALTEFHTNHRLLITGTPLQNSLKELWALLHFIMPTKFTSWEEFEKQHDNAATKGYSKLHKQLEPFILRRVKKDVEKSLPAKVEQILRVEMSSLQKQYYKWILTKNYEALRKGVKGSTTTFLNIVIELKKCCNHAFLTKPIEGEREKTNEDYLQQLIRGSGKLVLLDKLLVRLRDTGHRVLIFSQMVKMLDILGEYLQRRHFPFQRLDGSIKGELRKQALDHFNAEGSQDFCFLLSTRAGGLGINLATADTVIIFDSDWNPQNDLQAQARAHRIGQKNKVNIYRLVTKKSVEEEIVERAKQKMVLDHLVIQRMDTTGRTVLDKKNAGTNSNPFNKEDLTAILKFGAEDLFKDEEDGDEEPACDVDEILRRAETRDEGPTTVGDELLSAFKVASFKTAFEEDLEPINQPNDNDDESKDWAEIIPENFRRKVEEEEKSKEMEDLYLPPRSRKTLQQLNQSEGRGRKRKKVQDDSEDGEESGSEAEGSDDDRPKKRGRPRVLPRENIKSFTDVEIRRFIKSYKKFPAPLKRLDDIATDADLQEKPMSELRFLGEQLMSRCDACLAEFENTAKENKGSEEDSKGKGRKRRRGPTFKMGGVMVNAKSFSAAVKELEPLEQALPSDPEQRANWHLDIKLKPANFECEWTIEDDTRLLKGIYQHGMGSWEAIKTDASLKLGDKIFPKDNKVQLKRVNARAEYLLKILKKQIDLKLGVTRIRKPRKTKETKTAITKEIVEDNDSSGDENKKSKSRIDKSAVKKEEENVAKKDIKEEVDDLSDEKKKEKKAKKEKKDNKKAKKNKQAAGPMHFTANNEPRAVDVIGELDPPIFDECKEKMRPVKKALKALDTPDMSLSQEERVARARRCLFQIGNHITTCLAEYKSPEQANEWKGNLWYFASKFTNFKAKKLYKMYKNLVKQGGDSNGGSTSSPDKKEDASSTAKKHNEKASHEKHFDKQQQADSGNKDSRIMKRKIDDIEENSNSSTKHLSTISAVSSNLSSTSAVTIGAITITPITSTPNSTSSTTNSADMSRHKEQKESKHKDMKRDRDRDRDRDRGHDRSDRLSISKDDRMRRDGYNMGHYSGSREDDHWLPRDGRDMRDGRFGDHKRDRFDPYGRMSSGYHRDRDRDRDRSMHMNDKRSDYYRYSSGPPNYGYGPSGYGGSSGGGGYPPTDMASSHFRSRGYAGDGYSNDWRPNKDYRRDYDRRPPPPNANS